A window of the Euzebya pacifica genome harbors these coding sequences:
- a CDS encoding O-antigen ligase family protein — protein sequence MGGQWSTQLRRAAPALPVAVAVLVFWRASIDVFNTTKATAVVVGVLLLLIGGCLGAVATGRTTMPTGRWVAAGAGFVAALSLAVVTGADVTRQLVGAPGRHGGWVLYVACVILAVIAGRPDRDTRRGIVLVLVATAVPVATYALLQSVDADPLPWTTVEGGAPVFSTFGNVDFASAWLGIVGVLAAGMALSSSRSAGLRRLGAAAVVLCVVGAFATGSLQGPVVLLLGASVLGLRTWHPDRRTGILAIGLATVVGVGLLAGPASAVLDGAMRSVETRVPKWQAALDIAADAPITGRGLDTYGDWFFAARAPEVAEEEGLRRSVDNAHNLPLHLLTGGGVVLVVAWLAFVVVLPATGVARRRTDVWADPEDLAVVLAWGGYLVQAMVSIDVPPLAATGFLLTGLVAGIGGLVGEREVTVAGPRPVGAVGVAAVLLVVAVVPALRPWRADLVGWDAAVARAAVEIPLAEAAVARASTIAPWDDRPHAAQGGWLTGLGLLEEALDHQQEALARAPRDLGHALNVARLLEALDRRDEAAEAYALVLEIDPHTPAVRDEVADFRAERPSSGGASAPGVSAPSRPEGAGATTGGTSIGPPPDR from the coding sequence ATGGGTGGCCAGTGGTCGACGCAGCTGCGGCGGGCGGCACCGGCGCTGCCGGTCGCCGTCGCCGTCCTGGTGTTCTGGCGGGCCTCCATCGACGTGTTCAACACCACCAAGGCCACCGCGGTCGTCGTCGGCGTCCTCCTGCTGCTGATCGGCGGATGCCTCGGTGCGGTCGCCACCGGCCGCACGACGATGCCGACCGGCCGCTGGGTCGCAGCCGGTGCGGGGTTCGTGGCGGCGTTGTCCCTGGCCGTGGTGACCGGGGCGGACGTCACAAGACAGCTGGTCGGCGCTCCCGGTCGGCACGGTGGCTGGGTGCTGTACGTCGCCTGTGTGATCCTCGCGGTCATCGCCGGACGGCCTGACCGCGACACCCGCCGGGGGATCGTGCTGGTGCTGGTCGCCACGGCAGTGCCGGTCGCCACGTACGCGCTGCTGCAGTCCGTCGATGCCGACCCGTTGCCGTGGACGACCGTCGAGGGCGGCGCACCGGTGTTCTCCACCTTCGGCAACGTCGACTTCGCGTCGGCATGGCTCGGGATCGTCGGGGTCCTCGCGGCCGGCATGGCCCTGTCGTCCTCGCGGTCCGCTGGCCTGCGACGCCTGGGGGCGGCTGCTGTCGTGCTGTGCGTCGTCGGGGCGTTCGCGACGGGAAGCCTGCAGGGACCGGTTGTGCTGCTGCTGGGCGCCAGCGTGCTGGGCCTGCGGACGTGGCACCCCGATCGGCGCACCGGCATCCTCGCGATTGGCCTGGCCACCGTCGTCGGCGTGGGCCTGCTGGCCGGCCCTGCCTCGGCGGTGCTGGACGGGGCGATGCGCAGCGTGGAGACCCGGGTGCCCAAGTGGCAGGCAGCGCTGGACATCGCCGCGGATGCACCCATCACCGGACGTGGGCTGGACACCTACGGGGACTGGTTCTTCGCCGCGAGGGCGCCGGAAGTGGCCGAGGAGGAGGGGCTGCGTCGCAGCGTCGACAACGCCCACAACCTGCCCCTGCACCTGCTGACCGGCGGCGGTGTGGTGCTGGTGGTGGCGTGGCTGGCCTTCGTCGTGGTGCTGCCCGCGACCGGGGTGGCCCGGCGACGGACCGACGTGTGGGCCGACCCCGAGGACCTGGCCGTCGTGCTGGCCTGGGGCGGCTACCTGGTGCAGGCGATGGTGTCGATCGACGTGCCGCCACTCGCAGCCACCGGGTTCCTGCTGACCGGGCTGGTCGCCGGCATCGGTGGGCTGGTGGGGGAGCGGGAGGTCACCGTCGCGGGGCCCCGCCCGGTCGGCGCGGTCGGCGTGGCCGCCGTGCTGCTGGTGGTGGCGGTGGTGCCGGCCCTGCGGCCGTGGCGGGCCGACCTGGTCGGCTGGGACGCCGCTGTCGCCCGTGCCGCCGTCGAGATCCCCCTGGCCGAGGCAGCGGTCGCCCGCGCATCGACCATCGCCCCGTGGGACGACCGCCCGCACGCTGCACAGGGTGGCTGGCTGACCGGCCTGGGGTTGCTGGAGGAGGCGCTCGACCACCAGCAGGAGGCGCTGGCGCGCGCACCCCGAGACCTGGGACACGCGCTCAACGTCGCCCGTCTGCTCGAGGCCCTCGACCGGCGCGACGAGGCAGCCGAGGCCTACGCGCTGGTGCTCGAGATCGACCCGCACACCCCGGCCGTCCGCGACGAGGTCGCCGACTTCCGGGCCGAGCGTCCTTCCTCCGGCGGCGCGTCGGCCCCCGGGGTGTCCGCGCCGTCACGGCCCGAAGGTGCCGGCGCCACCACCGGTGGTACCAGCATCGGCCCGCCGCCCGACCGCTGA
- a CDS encoding MFS transporter, whose translation MSEPVGTYAPLAVSGYRKVWGAAVVSNVGTFLQLTAGPWLMNELTGSPLMVSLVTAALSLPRLLLTIPAGALADALDRRNLMITGNLVGAVSTGAMAIMVTSGTITAEWLLAWTFLLGVGSAITLPAQQTLVPDLVPANMRAQAITLNSAAFNVARAVGPSIGGLLVSAGLTAASFGINAATFVLVVGVLLSFPRQPAEDAQRHLFRSAALGMRYVRFTRPIRRLIVIAGVFMLTASSVQTLLPVVASDDLAVGATGFGLLYGALGLGALAGVAGREAARVRLGRHMLPGAIAAFGLGGIAFGLAPGPWIAGLAMAVSGVMWVWTLITLNASIQTLAPRWVRGRVVSLYLLAIGLQPFGAVLSGAIAEVTGAGMAVAILSVGTVALGLFASRLELPVLGEIDEPVIADNWQMPRHATQVAGTPVLVATTWEVDPDDVETFMDHMRELRRTRLRTGAHRWSLYRDADRPYRITEFMVVADWDEHLAQHARIDTEAAEVIRRSRAFDRADGPVTRHLAGLDILASHAPPIADQLITVHEQLHAHDGSTPLDHHDTDAPSGSRER comes from the coding sequence GTGAGTGAACCCGTGGGCACCTACGCGCCGCTGGCCGTTTCCGGCTACCGGAAGGTGTGGGGTGCCGCCGTGGTCAGCAACGTCGGGACGTTCCTGCAGCTGACCGCGGGCCCGTGGTTGATGAACGAGCTGACCGGGTCACCGCTGATGGTCAGCCTGGTCACCGCGGCGCTGTCGTTGCCCCGCCTGCTGCTGACGATCCCGGCGGGGGCGCTGGCCGACGCGCTGGACCGTCGCAACCTGATGATCACCGGCAACCTGGTGGGTGCCGTCTCGACGGGCGCCATGGCGATCATGGTGACGTCGGGCACGATCACGGCCGAGTGGTTGCTGGCCTGGACGTTCCTCCTGGGGGTCGGCTCGGCGATCACCCTGCCGGCCCAGCAGACGCTGGTGCCCGACCTGGTGCCGGCCAACATGCGGGCGCAGGCGATCACCCTGAACTCCGCGGCGTTCAACGTGGCCCGCGCCGTCGGCCCGTCAATCGGTGGCCTGCTGGTCAGCGCCGGCCTGACCGCCGCGTCGTTCGGGATCAACGCCGCCACGTTCGTGCTGGTCGTCGGCGTGCTGCTGAGCTTCCCGCGCCAGCCTGCCGAGGACGCACAACGACACTTGTTCCGCTCGGCGGCGCTCGGCATGCGCTACGTGCGGTTCACCCGGCCGATCCGCCGACTGATCGTCATCGCCGGCGTGTTCATGCTGACCGCCAGCAGCGTGCAGACCCTGCTGCCCGTCGTTGCGTCCGATGACCTGGCGGTCGGGGCGACCGGCTTCGGGCTGCTGTACGGCGCGCTCGGGCTGGGTGCGTTGGCCGGGGTCGCCGGACGCGAGGCGGCACGGGTCCGGCTGGGCCGTCACATGCTGCCGGGTGCCATCGCGGCGTTCGGGCTGGGCGGTATCGCCTTCGGCCTGGCGCCGGGCCCGTGGATCGCCGGGTTGGCCATGGCCGTCAGCGGTGTGATGTGGGTGTGGACGCTGATCACGCTCAACGCGTCGATCCAGACCCTCGCCCCCCGGTGGGTCCGCGGACGTGTCGTCAGCCTGTACCTGCTCGCCATCGGCCTGCAGCCCTTCGGGGCGGTGCTGTCGGGTGCGATCGCCGAGGTGACGGGCGCCGGAATGGCCGTCGCCATCCTGTCGGTCGGAACGGTCGCGCTGGGGCTGTTCGCGTCGCGACTGGAGCTGCCCGTGCTGGGCGAGATCGACGAGCCGGTCATCGCCGACAACTGGCAGATGCCCCGGCATGCCACGCAGGTGGCCGGCACCCCCGTGTTGGTGGCCACGACCTGGGAGGTCGACCCCGACGACGTCGAGACGTTCATGGACCACATGCGCGAGCTGCGACGCACCCGTCTGCGAACCGGCGCCCATCGTTGGTCGCTGTACCGGGACGCCGACCGGCCCTACCGCATCACCGAGTTCATGGTGGTCGCCGACTGGGACGAACACCTGGCCCAGCACGCCCGCATCGACACCGAGGCCGCCGAGGTCATCCGCCGATCACGTGCGTTCGACCGCGCCGACGGGCCGGTGACCCGTCACCTGGCCGGCCTCGACATCCTGGCCAGCCACGCCCCGCCGATCGCCGACCAGCTGATCACCGTGCACGAGCAGCTGCACGCCCACGACGGATCGACCCCGCTGGACCATCACGACACCGACGCACCGTCCGGTTCGCGGGAACGTTGA
- a CDS encoding cupredoxin domain-containing protein, giving the protein MSTRFLLALSAVALLLVVLAVPAFAQEITVTADGVSPDPLTIEVGDTVAFTNTSEEEVRFFDDGERWDSGPLAPGDVFSITFLEAGRITYTTDDGSRSGVIIVGETAPADVPLADTGAPVGVLLSGALGAFAAGAVLLRRTA; this is encoded by the coding sequence ATGTCCACCCGTTTCCTCCTCGCCCTGTCCGCAGTCGCCCTGCTCCTCGTCGTCCTCGCCGTCCCGGCGTTCGCGCAGGAGATCACGGTGACCGCCGATGGTGTGTCCCCGGACCCGCTGACCATCGAGGTCGGCGACACGGTTGCGTTCACCAACACCTCCGAGGAGGAGGTCCGGTTCTTCGACGACGGGGAACGGTGGGACTCCGGTCCGCTGGCCCCCGGCGACGTGTTCTCCATCACGTTCCTCGAAGCCGGTCGGATCACCTACACCACCGACGACGGCAGCCGTTCCGGCGTGATCATCGTCGGCGAGACGGCGCCGGCCGACGTGCCGCTGGCGGACACCGGTGCACCCGTCGGTGTGCTGCTGTCCGGTGCGCTGGGTGCGTTCGCCGCGGGTGCGGTCCTCCTGCGCCGCACGGCGTAG
- a CDS encoding 1,4-dihydroxy-2-naphthoyl-CoA synthase, with translation MVSEIFDAAAWTPVKGFDFTDITYHRANDVGAVRIAFDRPEVRNAFRPNTVDELYRALDHARMSSDVGCVLLTGNGPSEKDGGWAFCSGGDQRIRGRDGYRYAEGDTSDTIDPARAGRLHILEVQRLIRTMPKVVICVVNGWAAGGGHSLHVVCDLTIASREHGKFKQTDADVASFDAGYGSAYLAKMVGQKFAREIFHLGRTYSAEDMHRMGAVNEVVDHADLEATALDWARTITAKSPTAQRMLKFAFNLTDDGLMGQQVFAGETTRLAYGTDEGAEGRDAFLEKRDPDWSAYPYYY, from the coding sequence ATGGTTTCCGAGATCTTCGACGCAGCAGCCTGGACACCGGTGAAGGGGTTCGACTTCACCGACATCACCTATCACCGGGCCAACGACGTCGGGGCGGTGCGGATCGCCTTCGACCGGCCGGAAGTACGCAACGCCTTCCGGCCCAACACCGTCGACGAGCTGTACCGGGCGCTGGACCACGCCCGCATGTCCTCCGACGTCGGCTGTGTCCTGCTGACCGGCAACGGGCCCTCGGAGAAGGACGGCGGCTGGGCGTTCTGCTCCGGCGGTGACCAGCGGATCCGGGGACGGGACGGCTACCGCTACGCCGAGGGCGACACCTCCGACACCATCGACCCCGCCCGCGCCGGCCGGCTGCACATCCTCGAGGTCCAGCGGCTGATCCGGACCATGCCGAAGGTCGTCATCTGCGTCGTCAACGGCTGGGCAGCCGGCGGCGGCCACTCGCTGCACGTCGTCTGCGACCTGACCATCGCCAGCCGGGAGCACGGCAAGTTCAAGCAGACCGACGCCGACGTGGCCAGCTTCGACGCCGGCTACGGCTCGGCGTACCTCGCCAAGATGGTCGGCCAGAAGTTCGCCCGGGAGATCTTCCACCTGGGGCGCACCTACTCCGCAGAGGACATGCATCGCATGGGTGCGGTCAACGAGGTCGTCGACCACGCCGACCTCGAGGCCACGGCGCTGGACTGGGCACGCACCATCACCGCCAAGTCGCCGACCGCCCAGCGGATGCTGAAGTTCGCGTTCAACCTGACCGACGACGGCCTCATGGGCCAGCAGGTCTTTGCCGGCGAGACGACCCGGCTGGCCTACGGCACCGACGAGGGCGCGGAGGGCCGTGACGCGTTCCTGGAGAAGCGTGACCCCGACTGGTCGGCCTACCCCTACTACTACTGA
- a CDS encoding helix-turn-helix domain-containing protein, with the protein MTLLETRLADFLEAATGAVRSGLTLRISVGDQEFVVEGEDAETALERLGTGAPTPADTPSTLTTGQAADLLGVSRATVVRLVDAGEIPATRVGTHRRLALEDVVAYQDRARTNTADALDDVTRLSDSLGHYS; encoded by the coding sequence ATGACCCTGCTGGAGACCCGACTTGCAGACTTCCTCGAAGCTGCGACTGGCGCCGTCCGAAGCGGGCTGACGCTCCGGATATCGGTGGGGGACCAGGAGTTCGTCGTCGAGGGCGAGGATGCCGAGACTGCGCTCGAACGCCTCGGAACGGGTGCGCCGACCCCGGCGGACACGCCGTCCACGCTGACGACGGGACAGGCGGCGGACCTCCTCGGGGTGTCGCGCGCCACGGTGGTCCGTCTGGTCGATGCGGGAGAAATCCCTGCAACCCGGGTCGGCACCCATCGGCGTCTGGCTCTCGAGGACGTGGTCGCATACCAGGACCGTGCGCGGACGAACACCGCAGACGCGCTCGACGACGTGACTCGCCTCTCGGACAGCCTCGGCCACTACTCGTGA
- a CDS encoding PIN domain-containing protein — MRRLRLLLDANVLVDAQVRDLFCRMCEQGLVDLRWSDEILQETRRALVDRMGVRQESADRLLGALQTAFPGASVAGHGSRSDALELPDPDDRHVLGAALHDECDLLVTNNTKDFPLASLPADADLLVLDADEAIVYLSTLFGPYMRVVVERQIQPLRNPPMTIDRYLVRLSERAPLGSVVLGAAMGIEEYESLLHMVELDRLRFDPREDEG; from the coding sequence GTGCGACGACTGCGTCTGCTGCTGGACGCCAACGTCTTGGTGGACGCGCAGGTCCGGGATCTGTTCTGCCGGATGTGCGAGCAAGGCCTGGTGGATCTCCGGTGGAGCGATGAGATCCTGCAGGAGACTCGCCGGGCGCTCGTCGACCGGATGGGCGTGCGCCAGGAGTCCGCCGACCGGTTGTTGGGTGCATTGCAGACTGCCTTCCCGGGAGCGTCGGTAGCGGGCCACGGGTCGCGGAGCGACGCGCTGGAACTTCCGGATCCGGATGATCGTCACGTCCTCGGAGCGGCTCTGCACGACGAGTGCGATCTGTTGGTCACGAACAACACCAAGGACTTCCCACTCGCGTCCCTTCCCGCTGACGCCGACCTACTCGTGCTCGACGCCGATGAGGCGATCGTGTACTTGAGCACCCTGTTCGGGCCCTATATGCGGGTGGTGGTCGAGCGGCAGATCCAGCCGCTCCGCAACCCACCCATGACCATCGATCGATACCTCGTGAGGCTCTCTGAGAGAGCACCGCTCGGGTCTGTCGTCCTCGGAGCGGCCATGGGCATAGAGGAATACGAGTCCCTTTTGCACATGGTGGAACTCGACCGCCTGCGGTTCGACCCACGCGAGGACGAGGGCTAG
- a CDS encoding NUDIX hydrolase: protein MTRPPVPDVATLSERILLHQPKAATQAWAATALVLGEGPVGPSVLMIRRLSRDGDPWSGDMALPGGKVDQTDSSVEAAAARETAEEVGVHVGTPLNRLDDLESNRFTSRIATAVFTVDGTPRLTPEPGEVAEAVWLPVADLADPTSRTWHRYGGIVPFRSITVGDYMIWGLTHRILTHFFSVTGLD, encoded by the coding sequence GTGACCCGGCCGCCGGTGCCCGACGTCGCAACCCTGTCCGAACGCATCCTGTTGCACCAGCCGAAGGCCGCAACCCAGGCCTGGGCCGCGACCGCGCTGGTGCTGGGCGAGGGGCCGGTGGGCCCGTCGGTGCTGATGATCCGTCGCCTGTCCCGTGACGGCGACCCGTGGTCGGGTGACATGGCGCTGCCCGGCGGAAAGGTCGACCAAACCGACAGCTCTGTGGAGGCCGCCGCCGCCCGGGAGACCGCCGAAGAAGTCGGAGTGCACGTCGGTACCCCGTTGAATCGGCTGGACGACCTGGAGTCCAACCGGTTCACCAGCCGGATCGCCACCGCCGTGTTCACCGTCGACGGCACCCCGCGGCTGACCCCCGAACCGGGCGAGGTCGCCGAGGCCGTGTGGTTGCCGGTGGCCGACCTGGCCGACCCCACGTCGCGGACGTGGCACCGCTACGGCGGAATCGTCCCGTTCCGGTCGATCACGGTGGGCGACTACATGATCTGGGGCCTCACCCACCGGATCCTGACCCACTTCTTCTCGGTGACGGGACTGGACTAG
- a CDS encoding PucR family transcriptional regulator — MPQLSLPDRVERRVDGLARAMVAEFVSSIAVYRTLPPEQLQGEIHGICVTNLRSLFTCLREGRPPAEDELSAIRASAARRAEERVPLEAVLDAYMTGARIGWGALRDEARPEETDELTGHVGTVLDYLRAVTAAVTSAWVEEQQAIVGEERDARRALTEALLTGDEPSSGLVERAGVRPADRYRAVAFRFDLSADERDMGVSATVAGRRKVRRVVQALEDLVGGPVLTLLDANGGAAALPVADVADLRDVVEGAARAEVWIAHSDLVRLPALPAAWDEAREVRRLITMLGRLPGTYTIDDVILEFTITSDPAAMARLNRLLAPIAERDDLIDTLEAWFDADFDRRMTARDLSVHPNTVDYRLRRISELLGHDVASAFGMQLLGAALLARRLAP; from the coding sequence GTGCCGCAGCTGTCCCTTCCCGACCGAGTCGAGCGGCGAGTGGACGGACTAGCCCGCGCCATGGTCGCGGAGTTCGTGTCCAGCATCGCCGTCTATCGCACGCTGCCGCCCGAGCAGCTGCAGGGCGAGATACACGGCATCTGCGTCACCAACCTGCGGTCGTTGTTCACCTGCCTGCGCGAAGGTCGACCACCCGCGGAGGACGAGCTGTCGGCCATCCGCGCCAGCGCCGCCCGGCGGGCCGAGGAACGGGTGCCGCTGGAGGCGGTGCTGGACGCCTACATGACGGGGGCGAGGATCGGCTGGGGCGCCCTCCGCGACGAGGCGCGACCCGAGGAGACCGACGAGCTGACCGGCCACGTCGGGACGGTGCTGGACTACCTGCGTGCCGTCACGGCGGCGGTCACATCGGCTTGGGTGGAGGAGCAGCAGGCCATCGTCGGGGAGGAACGCGACGCCCGACGTGCCCTCACCGAGGCGCTGCTGACCGGTGATGAGCCCTCCTCCGGGCTGGTGGAACGGGCAGGGGTCCGGCCCGCCGACCGGTATCGCGCCGTGGCGTTCCGGTTCGACCTGTCCGCCGACGAACGCGACATGGGCGTGTCGGCGACCGTGGCCGGCCGTCGCAAGGTCCGGCGGGTCGTCCAGGCCCTCGAGGACCTCGTCGGCGGTCCTGTGCTGACGCTGCTGGACGCCAACGGTGGTGCCGCCGCGCTACCCGTCGCCGACGTCGCTGACCTGCGGGACGTGGTGGAGGGTGCTGCCCGAGCCGAGGTGTGGATCGCCCACTCCGACCTCGTGCGGTTGCCCGCATTGCCGGCCGCGTGGGACGAGGCCCGTGAGGTTCGTCGCCTGATCACGATGCTCGGTCGCCTGCCGGGCACCTACACCATCGACGACGTCATCCTCGAGTTCACGATCACGAGCGACCCGGCGGCGATGGCCCGGCTGAACCGCCTGCTGGCGCCGATCGCCGAACGCGACGACCTGATCGACACCCTCGAGGCCTGGTTCGATGCTGACTTCGACCGGCGGATGACCGCACGTGACCTGTCGGTGCATCCCAACACCGTGGACTACCGGCTGCGGAGGATCTCCGAGCTGCTCGGCCACGACGTCGCGTCGGCCTTCGGGATGCAGCTGCTCGGTGCGGCGCTGCTGGCTCGGCGGCTGGCCCCGTGA
- a CDS encoding glycoside hydrolase family 3 protein — translation MPMLPRHRPRPFVALAAGLLLAMVLAACSSPGSDSLVDGSADGADDELVAVGTEAWDSEAPTTGDPADDIVAPDAAGTPTTGATQDPTGAGAVDPGAAGTPGSTAPASGDSSAPLDPRAGIDAIVAAMTVEQKVGQLFTVTVIGNDATDPSPAARTANSQLFGVATPAEVVAAYHLGGVAYFDHDLGEGTSNVDDVLQVAAFSAGLQQAAADDTGIGLLIGADQEGGNVVRLRAPATVFPSARAIGNTGDLELARQVGMVTGTEARALGVNWVYAPVADVNVNPDNPVIGDRAFAVETSRTSQFVAATAEGLAEAGVLPTLKHFPGHGDTAVDSHSSLPTIDHDIETLRAVDLPPFQLAAQDPTRTSVMVGHLAVPAVDAEGLPATISSAVMNLLRGDVGFDGLVVTDAMNMGALSGFGDAGSLAVQAIAAGIDVVLMPTDLPAAQRAVLAAVADGTIPEGRLDVSVRRVLEAKQVLGVLDASTIATPSIDVVGSAAHQDVRDRVRAACSC, via the coding sequence ATGCCGATGCTCCCGCGTCACCGCCCGCGTCCGTTCGTCGCCCTCGCCGCAGGGCTGCTGCTGGCCATGGTCCTGGCCGCCTGCTCCTCCCCCGGGTCGGACTCCCTGGTCGACGGATCCGCCGACGGGGCGGACGACGAACTGGTGGCCGTCGGCACCGAGGCGTGGGATTCCGAGGCGCCGACAACCGGCGACCCGGCCGATGACATCGTCGCCCCCGACGCCGCCGGCACACCCACCACCGGTGCCACGCAGGACCCCACCGGCGCGGGTGCCGTCGACCCGGGCGCCGCCGGCACCCCCGGCAGCACGGCGCCCGCGTCGGGCGACAGCAGCGCGCCGCTGGACCCCCGTGCCGGCATCGACGCGATCGTGGCCGCCATGACGGTGGAGCAGAAGGTCGGCCAGCTGTTCACCGTGACCGTCATCGGCAACGACGCCACCGATCCGTCGCCGGCCGCCCGGACCGCCAACAGCCAGCTGTTCGGCGTGGCGACGCCCGCGGAGGTCGTCGCCGCCTACCACCTGGGTGGCGTCGCCTACTTCGACCACGACCTGGGTGAGGGAACCTCCAACGTCGACGACGTCCTGCAGGTCGCCGCGTTCTCCGCCGGGTTGCAGCAGGCCGCCGCCGACGACACCGGCATCGGCCTGCTGATCGGCGCGGACCAGGAGGGCGGCAACGTCGTCCGGCTGCGGGCACCGGCGACGGTCTTCCCGTCCGCCAGGGCGATCGGCAACACCGGCGACCTGGAGCTGGCCCGGCAGGTCGGCATGGTCACCGGCACCGAGGCGCGGGCGCTGGGCGTCAACTGGGTCTACGCCCCCGTCGCGGACGTCAACGTCAACCCCGACAACCCCGTCATCGGCGACCGGGCGTTCGCGGTCGAGACGTCGCGGACCAGCCAGTTCGTCGCCGCGACCGCGGAGGGGCTGGCAGAGGCAGGGGTGCTGCCGACCCTCAAGCACTTCCCCGGCCACGGCGACACGGCCGTGGACAGCCACTCCTCCCTGCCCACCATCGACCACGACATCGAGACCCTCCGCGCCGTCGACCTGCCCCCGTTCCAGCTGGCGGCCCAGGACCCGACCCGTACCTCGGTGATGGTCGGCCACCTGGCGGTACCGGCCGTCGACGCCGAGGGGCTGCCGGCCACGATCTCCTCGGCGGTGATGAACCTGCTGCGCGGCGACGTGGGCTTCGACGGGCTGGTCGTCACCGATGCGATGAACATGGGCGCGCTCAGCGGGTTCGGCGACGCGGGCAGCCTTGCGGTGCAGGCCATCGCCGCCGGCATCGACGTGGTGCTGATGCCGACCGACCTGCCGGCTGCCCAGCGAGCCGTGCTGGCGGCGGTCGCCGACGGGACCATCCCCGAGGGCCGGCTGGACGTGTCGGTCCGCCGGGTCCTGGAGGCCAAGCAGGTGCTCGGTGTGCTCGACGCCAGCACCATCGCCACGCCGTCGATCGACGTCGTCGGCAGCGCTGCCCACCAGGACGTCCGCGACCGCGTCCGCGCCGCCTGCAGCTGCTGA